The proteins below come from a single Papaver somniferum cultivar HN1 chromosome 11, ASM357369v1, whole genome shotgun sequence genomic window:
- the LOC113323329 gene encoding small RNA-binding protein 11, chloroplastic-like has translation MAAFKGISRIIGQHTGFNPSFQYLLPCHLICSRGIFSKVIVRGLRYSTTDEVLSETFSQFGQVVEAAMVKDKVTDRSRGFGFVTFESIEEGMDAISGMNGKELNGRVISVDIAKPERTSMRHEMPIASGPPGSSIDDKPKKSTPKTKSKSKKVESKAASSEVS, from the exons ATGGCGGCGTTCAAAGGAATTTCGCGTatcattggacaacatacaggtTTTAACCCTAGTTTTCAATACCTTCTTCCATGTCATCTCATCTGTTCAAGAGGAATCTTCTCGAAGGTCATCGTCAGAG GGTTACGTTATTCCACAACAGATGAAGTTTTATCCGAAACCTTTTCACAATTTGGCCAAGTGGTTGAAG ctgcaatggtaAAGGATAAGGTCACAGATAGATCTAGGGGTTTTGGGTTTGTTACCTTTGAATCAATAGAAGAAGGTATGGACGCCATCTCAGGAATGAATGGAAAG GAACTCAATGGACGGGTTATTTCCGTGGACATTGCAAAACCTGAGAGAACAAGTATGAGGCATGAGATGCCGATAGCAAGTGGCCCTCCTGGATCAAGTATCGACGATAAACCTAAAAagtcaactcctaaaaccaaaagtAAGTCAAAGAAAGTAGAAAGTAAAGCAGCTTCATCCGAGGTGTCATAG